Within Nematostella vectensis chromosome 1, jaNemVect1.1, whole genome shotgun sequence, the genomic segment CGCCTATAACTTCTTTGCCTTTGTCAAGcggggagaaaaaaaaagagcggTTTCAATATGGTTTcgtttgtttccttttttggCACAAGTTTGCGGTCGATCGGTTGGCTTTCCTTAGGATATTTTGTACTCAATCACAGACATGCAGTCCATCACACAGGGGATCAGTCTGGTTCTCCATAACGAAGATTATGGTTTGACCGGCGTCCAATTGCCCCTTTAATTCCCCCTATCCCTCTCATCCAACGCTTTGTGTCAGTTGTAGACAGCCATTCGCGTACACGATCACGGTAGTAATAGCCGAACTCAATTAAGTGAGTTCGTGATCTTAGCACAAAAGCATTGTGTTCTGATGCTAACTGCTATATTAAGCTCGTGCGGAAATGGGTAAACCATCAAGCTATCTAGTCGATCTTTATATGAGAGAAAATTTTGtctttctcttattttttctagcattttaaacatgaaaaaaacaaaattgaatTATGATTTTAATGTAGAAATGAATTTAAGGGAATGTTAAACTCGCACATGCGCACTGTTCACCATTGAAGTACATTTCTATTTAGTCTGACTTCGAGGGGATGTTAAATAGCGCAAATTTCCACTTTCCGTCTGTTGAAATAACATCGATAAAAACACACAATTTTCGTGATACAAGCTAACCAAATTAACATTTGAGGTTACAGGCTTCAGCTAAAAAGACCACTACGAGTTTCAATTTACTGCAAGAATCATTTACTACAAGAATCATGTTAGTACTGTCTGTTTGCAACTCGTTTCTCCTTTTTTCTGAAATCCAAGCTAAGAGCCAGCTAATGCGCCATCCGATTATACATTCGTGCTTTTTTTGCAAAGGTTATCTATTGCTCGATGACATCTAATATAGTAGGACGATATGCTCTTTTTTTGAACCGAGTGACGTGGTGTCACAATGCTTTTTCCATTACTCGCGCCATTTTCCTTGATAATGTCTTTGCACACTAAAGGGCTGAGTACGCGTTGATCATTTAGTGATCCAAATAGGGcctaaatgatttttttcttttgaagtgTTATCCCACATTTTAACAAGATACATTTACTAGCATTTCATTTAGTTGAtgacctattttttttatcacgcaAACAATGTTGAAAtggaaatttattttcttttcgttTCCTTTTTCCTTCACCAGCAGCCTCGAATCTGCCGGTGAAAAAACTGACTAAGTGCAAAACCACAGGGGATAAAGAGCGTAATTTTAACGTAAACATGTCAGATCTATAATTGCGGTATACAGCTCTTAAAATCTCCCTGATCAGTAGAGATATGCACATTCATAAAATACCACTAATTATTCAATGATAACACAATTATATCGGCTCTTGATTTCAGCCTGTACAGCTCTCGTGAGTTTCACTGATGTTTGTCTGCCTAATTACGAGTCGATCACGACACGTTCCTTTGTGTCGCACGCGATTCCTTCTGTTAGCGAACCCCGAATGGCAGGATAGGTGACACATATCCGGGGCATATAAGGACAGACTTATGTAACCGCTATCAAAATGTTAAGTGCTTATGTACAAAACAATACGCGCCGCGCGAATTAGTCGGTCCGTAATAGGGTATAATGCACTGGCCTTCGCGCATTGTGAGAGTATGGCCCTGGCGTTTGCTCGTAAACCCGATGCCAATTCCTCTACGTCGGACAAATTAATGATCAATATAACAGATCCGCACGAAGAAGAAAACACGGGGCTTTATCTTGGTCTTTTCGTTGTGGAACTGACTATTTGCCTTGTGGGTGCATTCGGGAATACGTTAACATGTCTGGCAGTGCTGGGAAACAAGAAGCTTCACGTAGCAACTAATTTCTACGTGCTGTCTTTGGCGATTGCCGATTTGCTGGTGACGGGATTTCTTGTGCCCGTTCGTGCGGCGGAGCACTTGGCGACCTATCAAGGAACGACTAAACCCAGGCAAAACGTCATGGAAGCTGCCATTTTTGTAGGAAGAGCTACCATTCTCGCCTCATTCGCTAACCTTGCCGCACTAAGTATAGATCGCTTCTTGGCTTTGAAGTTCCCTATACAGTATCGCACTCGTATTCGATATTCAACGCGCATTACTTTATCGGTTATTGTCACCATATGGGTCGTTTCTATATTCCTGACCTCTATTCCTGAGTATAGCGGTGTAAGCGCCCAACACGGTCTTATCATTTTTGTCAACTTTGTCATTATTATGACGGTGATCATATGTGTTGCTAACTGGCAAGTGTTTAGGCTTGTAAAGCAGTTGTCTGTCAGGTTACGATGGTACAAGCTTAACAAAGGTTCCGCGGTGGACGCCCTGTGTCACTCTCTTCATAAAACGAACACAGATACGGACCTGGAAGACGCAAGCGAAACTTATGCTGATCAAGAGAACAAGGGAGCTGGCTCGAATATATCCGGGTTTAAAAAGAGTCTCATGTGGTTCAAAAAGAAAGGAAGAATACTAAATAACAAAAGAGATAAGGAAGCAAACTTAGAAGAGATTGGGTATCACTTAACCAAAACTAGCGGTAGCTCTAAGGATAAAAGCGAAAGTCTAGAAGACACTCAATTATGGAACGGTAATACTCTTGCAATAGAAAGCCAGTTTAATCCAAATTCTGCCGCTAGCGATCTCTCCTTAAGCCAGTCACGAATCTGTGGAGAGAGTAAAATGTTGACAAGTAGGAAACAATACATTCGTCATGTAACCAAACATCAAACTATCCATGGCAGTATCATAGACTTGAGCTCATATTCTTTGCAGGGTTGGTCTGGATTATCGACTACGGATGGCGACCATACCATTGCTCGCAATGCAGTACAGAATGCTTATCATGGAAATGCTAGGAACTCCTTGCCATGTAGATGGCCCGAGGCCATTTACTCCATGTCTTGTTCAAGTAGGCTGCCCGTTGGTCATTGCAACACGACACAGCAAGACGAAAAAAATTCGTGTCGAGCAAAAACGCAAGCATCGCAAAACAATTTGCAACTAGAACTATCAGCCGATAAAGGTCACACTGATTTGCGGGACCTTGAGGATCATCCAAATTTAGCCTGCGATAAAGACGGCGAAGACATAACAACTGGAAGTGAGCTTCAGCGTTTTGATGAAAGATGTTACCTAAATACAGGGAACGAGGACAAGCTTATGCGTAAAGGAGCTGTGCGTAGAAAGATGGGTGTGTGTGTAATTCGGACAGAGGTTGGGAACTATCAAATTCTGCCAGCAACAAAAAACGAATCTTCGATGATATCAGGGTCACCCCTTATCTCTGTCACAAATTGCGAGTCGAGTGCGCAAGAGTATGCCGACGTGAGAAAAGATGCAAAGGCCAGTGAGGCTACGCTGGATGGTAATACAACAGTTCAAACCACAGATCATTCAGCGCTGTCTGTAGAGGGTGCAGCATCGAGGAAAGGCACCAAGTGCTCGGCATCCTCGATGTCTTCCTTTCATAGCACTCGCCTCTCACAAAGTAATTCTATCGTGATGGACCCACCACTGAATCACCGACTTGCGCGTAAGATCAAGTACGCGCGCACCAACTTAAACAGGAAGTACACTTCTAGTTTTACTCGTCATCGCTTCCGGCGCAAAAAGTCCCCAGGGCTCCCCACAGCGGAGCAGCTGTCGGACCGACTAGTAGCGA encodes:
- the LOC5516358 gene encoding uncharacterized protein LOC5516358, whose protein sequence is MYKTIRAARISRSVIGYNALAFAHCESMALAFARKPDANSSTSDKLMINITDPHEEENTGLYLGLFVVELTICLVGAFGNTLTCLAVLGNKKLHVATNFYVLSLAIADLLVTGFLVPVRAAEHLATYQGTTKPRQNVMEAAIFVGRATILASFANLAALSIDRFLALKFPIQYRTRIRYSTRITLSVIVTIWVVSIFLTSIPEYSGVSAQHGLIIFVNFVIIMTVIICVANWQVFRLVKQLSVRLRWYKLNKGSAVDALCHSLHKTNTDTDLEDASETYADQENKGAGSNISGFKKSLMWFKKKGRILNNKRDKEANLEEIGYHLTKTSGSSKDKSESLEDTQLWNGNTLAIESQFNPNSAASDLSLSQSRICGESKMLTSRKQYIRHVTKHQTIHGSIIDLSSYSLQGWSGLSTTDGDHTIARNAVQNAYHGNARNSLPCRWPEAIYSMSCSSRLPVGHCNTTQQDEKNSCRAKTQASQNNLQLELSADKGHTDLRDLEDHPNLACDKDGEDITTGSELQRFDERCYLNTGNEDKLMRKGAVRRKMGVCVIRTEVGNYQILPATKNESSMISGSPLISVTNCESSAQEYADVRKDAKASEATLDGNTTVQTTDHSALSVEGAASRKGTKCSASSMSSFHSTRLSQSNSIVMDPPLNHRLARKIKYARTNLNRKYTSSFTRHRFRRKKSPGLPTAEQLSDRLVAKTLALVIGLFVLLVWPRICLIMFHIWHKQTPASIKAKLCLKVLVYTNSILNPGLYAWRLQEFRAEFKKIFARCFGLFKCWKRNRKHLLYGDYV